The genomic region GTCCACCTCCATCAGGTAGCCGTCGGAGGCGGTGGTGGGGATGCCGACGCTGCTGGAATCCATGAGCACCGACCGCTCCTTGCTCAGGACGGTGTACTTCCCCGCGGGTGTGGGGTACTCGGGCCGACCCATGCTGGCCAGCAGGACCCCCGCCTCACCGGCGTGCGGCAGGTGGTGCGGCGCCGGTAGTCCGATCGGCGACTCTGCTCCCACCCCGTCGATGGTCACGGTGAACGTGTGGTCCGAGATGTCGGCGACGCCGACAACTGCCGGGCCGGTTTGGAATGCTGTGCGCTTGCCCGCGACCGAGAGCATCACGGTGCTGTGCGACGGCCAGTAACTGTCGGGAACCCATTGCACGACATTGTTTTCGAGCCACTCGAACTTGCCGGTCATCGGCGGTGTCGACTTGAACCCAAGGTCGCGCTCGGCGGCCAGCCGGTTGGGCATGGGCTTGCTGAACGTCACGATGATGGGGGCCGCGACGCCCACGACGTCGTCAGGCGTCGGCGAGATCGACTCGACACCCAGGTTCAGCGCCTGGGTGGCCGCAGCCGTGTCTATATCCCGTATGGCACCGGGCACGGTCGTGGCGGCGACAACGACAACAGCCAGAAGTGCATGAGAAACCGCTCGCATCGATCCGAACCCCTTGAAATGACTAACGTTTCATGAGCGCCGTCATCGTATGCGGGGGCGCGGTGCCGTCCCTGCCGCACACGTCAATAGTTCGGTCAAGTGTTCGTCACGGTTGAGCCACGGGACGGCATAGCACAGCCGGCTGGGCCGACGGCGTTGTCCGCCCTAGCGGTCTTCGTCTCTCACGACCTGGAGCCGTCCCCGCGCGCGCCGGACCGCCCAGTACGTCACCAGCAGCGCCACAGCGAGCAGCGGATAGCCCATCGCGATCCGCGCGAAGGCCAACCAGCCTGTGGACCCTGCGCCATAGAGCCACTCCTGGACGACGAACCTTGCGGTGAACACCGCCACGAACGCGAGCGTCGCCACATCGAACGCGTGCACAGCGACCTTGTCGTCGCGCCACGACTGCCCCACGTCCGCGCTCGTGAGCAGCTTCCAGATCACCCCCACAAGGGGCCGCCGCACCAGCACGGAGACCGCGAAGATCACGGCCATAACCAGACTTGCCCAGATGCCCGGCAGGAAGTAGCCCTCGGCGGAACCGCTGTAGAACGCGATCAACGACGCGACGAGGACTCCGATCAGGCCGGAAACGGCTGGTTGTATCGCTTCCTTGCGAAGCACCCTCAGCAGGATGAGGCCAACGCTGGTGCCGACGGCGGCCACTATTGCGGCATCCAGCCCGGCGATCGCATCGACTACGACAAAGGCGAAGGTGGGCACGCTGGCCAACACCAGACCGGTCACACCGCCCATGCGATCGAGCAGTGTCGGTTGCCGTTCATCGGTGGGCGCTTCGGTCATCGCTTCTTCTCGTCCCGCCGAGACACTCGGCGAGGTGGGCGCTCACTTGTGGTCATAGCGTCAATCGCACACCCGGACGCTGCGGCACAGTCAAGTCCGTCGGCATCGATCAGAATGGAGCCGTGGGATGGAGCACGCGTGAAGTCGCCGAACTCGCAGGCACCAGCCTGAGGGCGGTCCGGCACTACCACCAGGTCGGGCTTCTCGCCGAACCCGAACGTCGCTCCAATGGTTACAAGCAGTACGGCGTCGCCCACCTCGTCCGGCTGGTCCGGATCAAACGGCTGACCGATCTCGGGTTCTCACTCCCCCAGATCGCGGCGATGGGCACCACCGACGATCATCCGGAAGAGGCGTTGCGGGACCTCGACGCCGAACTCACCGCGACCATCGAACGGCTACAGGCGGCGCGCGCCGAACTGGGCCTCATCCTGGAGCACTCCGCGCCAACCGACTTACCGCCGGAGTTTGTCCCTCCGGACACCGTGGCCAAGATGTCCGACGCCGACCGTTCCCTGGTCGTCGTCCTGACCCGTGTTCTGGGGCCACGGGGCCTGGAGGTCTACGCCGACCTTCTGCAGAACGCCCCGGACGAGCCTTCGCTGTCCGCCTTCGACGACCTGCCGACCGATGCCGACGAATCAACCCGCCAGGACATGGCCGAAAGCCTCGCCCCCTACATTCGGGCGATCTACGTTGCGCACCCCGGCCTCCTTGAGGCCAGAGTCGACGCCCCCGGCGGACCGCGCTTCGCCGACGAGACCATCGCAGGCGCGATGGCGGAGCTGTACAACGCGGCGCAACTCGACGTCCTTCGCCGCGCAGGCGAGATCCTGCGCTCAGCCCCCTAGATTCGGCATCGGCAACGGTGCCAGGCGATGGCTGGGTGGTTCGGTGCCGTGCAGGTGACGGACGAAATAGTTCCAGGTGCGCCGGAGGAAGTAGTGCGTGCGGCCGACCAGGGCGTGTTCGGTTCCCGGGATGACGAGCATGTCGAAGTCCTTGTCCGCCTTGATTAGTGCATCGACGAGGCGCAGCGTCTGATACGGATGCGCGTTGTCGTCGAGTTCCCCGTGGATGAGCAGCAGCTTGCCCTCCAGATTGGCGGCCAAGGTCGCGTTCGAGATGGCCCGCTTCCCCTCGGCGCTGACATCACCGTGGTAGTGCTCGGCCCACATGGCCAGGTTCACGCCGTTGTCGTGGTTGCCGGACACCGAGACCGCCACGGAATAGAACTCGGGGTACATCAGCAGGGCACGGGCGGCGGCGAAGCCACCTGCGGATTGGCCAGTGATCCCGACCCGCCCGGTGTCAAGCCACGAGTACCGGTGGCCCAATTCGCGGATCGCAGCGACGTGATCGTCAAGGGCACCGGCATTTCCGAGGTCACCATAGGAGTGGTCATGAAAGGCCTTGCTACGACCGGCACCACCGCGCCCATCCACAGCGACCACCGCGAAGCCAAGCGCGGCAAACGCTTCGGGCTCGCCATAGTGCGGCTCGTTGAACGACGGGCCAGCTCGGTAGATCTGCGGCCCGGGGTAGATGTGCTCGATCACCGGGTAGCGGCGCTGTGGGTCGAAGCCGTGCGGTCGCCAGAGCAGACCGTAGATCGGAGTCTTGCCATCGGCGGCCGTCGCGCGGAACCGTTCCGGAGGGCGCCAGCCAAGGGTTTCCAGCCTTTCCGTGCCCGGAGATTCGAGTTCGACGAGAACCGCTCCGTCTCCGTCCAACACCACCGAACGCGGCGGTTGGCTCGACGAGGAGGCCCGGTCGACGAGGTACCCGCCGTCCGGTGGGCTCAGCGCGTCATGGTCGAGGTCGTCGTCGGTGAGTCGGGTGAACCCGGAGCCGTCGAGCCCGATCCGGCAGATCTGGCGGACGTATGGGTCCTTCTCGTTGAGCCCGCCCGCAAGGAACCACACCTGCCGACGCTCCTCATCGACCCACAGGATCTTGCGCACGAGCCACTGCCCGGCGGTGACCTGCGAAACCTGCTCCCCGTCGGCCGAGTACAGGTAGACGTGTCCCCACCCGTCACGCTGCGACCACCACAGGATCTCGCCGGAGTCCAGCACATGCACCATTGGCGGCTCACCCAGCTGTGGAGTCGGGTCGACGCGGGTCTCACCGGACTCACTGATCAGTGTGGTGGTTGCGCCGCTTGTCGGGTCGAGGCGTCGCAGCTCCAGCGTTCGGGCGTCGCGGGACTGGTGCAGGAAGTGGACCGCATCGCCTGCCTTGCCCGTCCACCACGCATACACGAGGGCGGTGGGGTGTGTGATCACGGTGGGTGGGCCATCCTGTCGGACCACGCTGCGGTCAACGACATTCAGAACAGTCCACGACATCGTCACCTGCGCCTCTTCCCCTGGCATCGGGTAGCGGGTTCGGTGCTCCACTGGTCGGCCGCCGTCGTGCGGAGCGGATTCGATGAGAACCAGTTCGGGTAGGTCGCGTTGGTCGAGGCGCTGCACCAGGAGTCGGGTCGAGTCCGGCGACCAGGAGACAAGCAGTGGCGGCGGCAGACCGAGCACACGCATCAGCGCTCGTGCCCCGGTCGCGTCGGGCAGCCCGCCGTAGTCGAACTGCCGCTCGGCGTCGTCGGTCAGCGCGAACTCCTGCTCACGATCGTAGGAGCGAACCCAGATGTTGCCGTCGCGGCGGAACGCGACCCATGACTCGTCCGGGGACATGACCTCGCCGGGTCGAACCTGCACGTCGTCGTCGAGCCGCACGCATGTGCCTGCGCTGTCGGACCACTCCCAGCGCGACTCAAACGCGGTGAACCGCACCGAATCCCCGATCTCGACTCTCATGATCGGCAGGTCCGCCGCTGTCACTGCGTGGTGAGACGCGACGGACAGTGCGGTGGCCAACCGGTCGTGGTCGAATGCGTCACGACGGCTGCCGTCACCGGGATCTACCACCACGAATTGAGTTCCGACCTGATACCAGAACCGCGTACCGCCCGAGAGCCATTGCGGTTGCAGTGAACTGCCGGGCACCCGCCTCCTCCGGTACGGGGCGAGCATCTGCTCGGCACGCGCGTAATCGGAGTCCGTCAGTTGTACAGGGGTCTGTGCGGTGTCGTTCGGTGTCACGACTTTGATGGAACACCCGGACGTAGCGGCATGGTCAAGCCACGGTGGACCATGCCGCGGCGGCACGGGGAGTACATGGACTGCCCTT from Mycolicibacterium sp. YH-1 harbors:
- a CDS encoding Ig-like domain-containing protein codes for the protein MRAVSHALLAVVVVAATTVPGAIRDIDTAAATQALNLGVESISPTPDDVVGVAAPIIVTFSKPMPNRLAAERDLGFKSTPPMTGKFEWLENNVVQWVPDSYWPSHSTVMLSVAGKRTAFQTGPAVVGVADISDHTFTVTIDGVGAESPIGLPAPHHLPHAGEAGVLLASMGRPEYPTPAGKYTVLSKERSVLMDSSSVGIPTTASDGYLMEVDYAVRITRRGIFVHSAPWAVPSIGFDNTSHGCISLIPAAAEWYFNTANVGDPVIVQE
- a CDS encoding DUF3159 domain-containing protein, which translates into the protein MTEAPTDERQPTLLDRMGGVTGLVLASVPTFAFVVVDAIAGLDAAIVAAVGTSVGLILLRVLRKEAIQPAVSGLIGVLVASLIAFYSGSAEGYFLPGIWASLVMAVIFAVSVLVRRPLVGVIWKLLTSADVGQSWRDDKVAVHAFDVATLAFVAVFTARFVVQEWLYGAGSTGWLAFARIAMGYPLLAVALLVTYWAVRRARGRLQVVRDEDR
- a CDS encoding MerR family transcriptional regulator, with translation MGWSTREVAELAGTSLRAVRHYHQVGLLAEPERRSNGYKQYGVAHLVRLVRIKRLTDLGFSLPQIAAMGTTDDHPEEALRDLDAELTATIERLQAARAELGLILEHSAPTDLPPEFVPPDTVAKMSDADRSLVVVLTRVLGPRGLEVYADLLQNAPDEPSLSAFDDLPTDADESTRQDMAESLAPYIRAIYVAHPGLLEARVDAPGGPRFADETIAGAMAELYNAAQLDVLRRAGEILRSAP
- a CDS encoding DPP IV N-terminal domain-containing protein is translated as MLAPYRRRRVPGSSLQPQWLSGGTRFWYQVGTQFVVVDPGDGSRRDAFDHDRLATALSVASHHAVTAADLPIMRVEIGDSVRFTAFESRWEWSDSAGTCVRLDDDVQVRPGEVMSPDESWVAFRRDGNIWVRSYDREQEFALTDDAERQFDYGGLPDATGARALMRVLGLPPPLLVSWSPDSTRLLVQRLDQRDLPELVLIESAPHDGGRPVEHRTRYPMPGEEAQVTMSWTVLNVVDRSVVRQDGPPTVITHPTALVYAWWTGKAGDAVHFLHQSRDARTLELRRLDPTSGATTTLISESGETRVDPTPQLGEPPMVHVLDSGEILWWSQRDGWGHVYLYSADGEQVSQVTAGQWLVRKILWVDEERRQVWFLAGGLNEKDPYVRQICRIGLDGSGFTRLTDDDLDHDALSPPDGGYLVDRASSSSQPPRSVVLDGDGAVLVELESPGTERLETLGWRPPERFRATAADGKTPIYGLLWRPHGFDPQRRYPVIEHIYPGPQIYRAGPSFNEPHYGEPEAFAALGFAVVAVDGRGGAGRSKAFHDHSYGDLGNAGALDDHVAAIRELGHRYSWLDTGRVGITGQSAGGFAAARALLMYPEFYSVAVSVSGNHDNGVNLAMWAEHYHGDVSAEGKRAISNATLAANLEGKLLLIHGELDDNAHPYQTLRLVDALIKADKDFDMLVIPGTEHALVGRTHYFLRRTWNYFVRHLHGTEPPSHRLAPLPMPNLGG